One window from the genome of Bdellovibrio sp. ArHS encodes:
- a CDS encoding esterase-like activity of phytase family protein — PAEKILIHSEKPLFANSEGQVLLGGLSDLVYSAAESNKDKKIFYSVTDRGPNGKEKGGKKTPERAFLHPAYNPQILKFEFKNKRVELVQSIGLKVKVTLKPEPILITGLPNVNPLSNKTGADETPTDSKGTVLNFDAIGLDPEGLALDEQKNFWVSEEYGPSLLKVNSAGVVQKRWLPKGSSTERTGIQELPSFYAKRKLNRGFEALVFTPQKTLLVFLQSGVPHLDKDLAPILEFDPVQEKTVGVYFYSLSKEGGKIGAATLGLDGRIWVLEQNGKVGKKAWQRVFAIDRTPATNVVKEALASEDFKIPPKTKPVEKNEVLNLTEKGLQDFEKLEGLSVDPEGFIYVVNDNDFGVHDSEVRAQNYLFVIKKEEGKK; from the coding sequence CCCCGCCGAAAAAATTCTCATCCATTCGGAAAAGCCCCTGTTTGCCAATAGCGAGGGGCAAGTTCTTCTTGGAGGACTTTCGGATTTGGTTTATTCAGCGGCTGAGTCCAACAAGGACAAGAAGATCTTTTATTCTGTGACGGACCGCGGGCCCAATGGCAAAGAAAAAGGGGGTAAGAAGACCCCGGAAAGAGCTTTTTTGCATCCCGCTTACAATCCGCAGATTTTAAAATTTGAGTTTAAAAATAAGCGAGTGGAACTGGTGCAAAGTATCGGGCTGAAGGTGAAAGTCACATTAAAGCCTGAACCCATTTTAATTACCGGCCTGCCCAACGTGAACCCTCTGAGTAACAAAACGGGCGCCGACGAAACACCGACGGATTCTAAAGGGACTGTCTTGAATTTTGATGCCATCGGTTTGGACCCGGAAGGGCTGGCGCTGGACGAGCAAAAGAATTTTTGGGTGAGCGAAGAGTATGGTCCGTCACTGTTAAAAGTGAACAGTGCAGGTGTGGTGCAAAAGCGCTGGCTTCCGAAAGGCTCTTCGACAGAGCGTACGGGGATTCAGGAGCTTCCTTCTTTCTATGCGAAAAGAAAATTGAACCGAGGGTTTGAAGCCCTGGTGTTTACACCTCAGAAAACACTTTTGGTTTTCTTACAAAGTGGCGTACCCCATTTGGATAAGGACTTGGCTCCTATTCTGGAATTTGATCCCGTTCAGGAAAAAACCGTCGGCGTCTATTTTTACAGTCTAAGTAAAGAGGGCGGAAAGATCGGAGCGGCTACTTTAGGTCTGGATGGTCGCATTTGGGTTCTTGAGCAGAACGGCAAGGTCGGCAAAAAAGCCTGGCAACGAGTTTTTGCGATCGACCGCACGCCAGCCACGAACGTGGTCAAAGAGGCGTTAGCCTCCGAAGATTTTAAGATTCCCCCCAAAACAAAACCTGTCGAAAAAAATGAAGTTTTGAACTTAACGGAAAAAGGTCTCCAGGATTTCGAAAAACTAGAGGGCTTGAGCGTGGACCCCGAAGGCTTCATCTATGTCGTTAATGACAATGACTTCGGTGTTCATGATTCCGAGGTGCGCGCTCAGAATTATCTTTTTGTGATTAAAAAGGAAGAAGGCAAGAAATGA